In Apostichopus japonicus isolate 1M-3 chromosome 5, ASM3797524v1, whole genome shotgun sequence, a single window of DNA contains:
- the LOC139967568 gene encoding extracellular calcium-sensing receptor-like isoform X2, which produces MDLIRNFSNISNFTDNMPCSNCPSGSWWDSKIQTCTPKTLDFLEWNHPFTYICYAITAIGICNASIIAIIFIIYRGTPIIKAINRPLTSLQLCANFGLLCLFLVYIGEPNQMQCQLQLILRGPIFSLAVCSFVVKTRQVLRIFSSRLSTLVRRRGNSNGHNLQITFVLTGTLLHLFILIAYFIFRPSSVLVLNDMHTTTTYLECDFGVYVVIPNNGYLFSLCAISFFLSYRARHVPENFGEARHISHSVGISLFFWAACLPSFAVSHGRQKAIFPILILYTTAFSIQLLYFFPKCHLVLFQPHRNTKEEIRRLTMDHMKKQVARRINSSSFTPPSTTNGNEERNLTFTRSTVLYSYEAQCIPSISNSIQEYSLSPDLEITNVRRKRKYQVQNGSCVDQFCDNHNGDIGMIASDSDDTNNLDKSSENSRELSSFPDVSFMTEVELETKSYPKWRQGTWPSTQRRRVSLTDLYEQQISVERYLGGESRTEVSSFI; this is translated from the coding sequence ATAATATGCCGTGTTCCAATTGTCCATCGGGTTCCTGGTGGGATTCTAAAATCCAGACCTGCACTCCTAAAACACTGGATTTTTTGGAATGGAACCATCCATTTACATACATTTGCTACGCAATCACCGCCATCGGCATTTGCAATGCCAGTATCATTGCGATCATCTTCATCATATACCGCGGTACCCCTATCATCAAAGCGATTAATCGTCCGTTGACGTCACTTCAGCTATGCGCCAATTTCGGTCTCCTGTGCCTTTTCCTGGTCTATATCGGGGAACCGAATCAGATGCAGTGTCAACTTCAGCTCATCCTCCGTGGACCAATCTTCTCACTGGCGGTGTGTTCTTTCGTCGTCAAAACTCGTCAAGTTTTGCGGATTTTCTCGTCCAGGCTTTCGACATTAGTTCGACGCCGTGGGAATTCCAATGGACATAACCTACAGATAACGTTTGTATTAACAGGGACACTGCTCCACCTGTTTATTTTGATAGCGTATTTTATATTTCGTCCATCGAGTGTTCTTGTCTTAAATGATATGCACACGACAACCACATACCTTGAATGTGATTTCGGTGTGTATGTCGTCATTCCAAACAACGGCTATTTATTCTCTCTGTGTGCCATCAGCTTTTTTCTGTCTTATAGGGCCCGTCATGTCCCAGAAAACTTTGGCGAAGCTCGTCACATTTCGCACAGTGTCGGAATTTCGCTATTCTTCTGGGCAGCTTGTCTGCCCTCTTTTGCCGTCTCACACGGGAGGCAGAAAGCCATTTTCCCCATTTTGATTCTTTACACGACAGCTTTCAGCATACAGTTACTCTATTTTTTTCCCAAGTGTCATCTCGTTTTGTTTCAACCACATAGAAATACAAAAGAGGAGATACGTCGCTTGACCATGGATCATATGAAAAAGCAAGTAGCTCGTAGAATAAATTCCTCGTCATTTACACCGCCTTCTACTACAAATGGGAACGAAGAAAGGAACCTCACTTTTACTCGTTCTACAGTCTTGTATTCATATGAAGCCCAATGTATCCCCAGTATATCAAATTCCATACAGGAATACAGCCTAAGTCCTGATTTAGAAATAACCAATGTTCGTAGGAAAAGAAAGTACCAAGTTCAAAATGGATCGTGTGTTGACCAGTTCTGCGACAATCATAATGGAGATATTGGGATGATCGCGTCTGATAGCGACGATACTAATAATCTTGACAAAAGCAGTGAAAATAGTCGAGAACTATCTTCATTTCCAGATGTAAGTTTCATGACAGAAGTTGAACTTGAAACAAAGTCGTATCCAAAATGGCGTCAAGGCACGTGGCCTTCAACTCAAAGAAGGCGAGTTTCTTTGACAGACTTGTACGAACAACAAATTTCCGTGGAGAGATATTTAGGAGGGGAAAGCAGAACAGAAGTGTCTAGTTTCATTTAA